The Zingiber officinale cultivar Zhangliang chromosome 2A, Zo_v1.1, whole genome shotgun sequence genomic sequence TTTTTCAGATTGAAGTTGTGGTCGAAGATCACGGAGTCCTCTTTATAGTCCGGATAAATAAATTCATCGATTCCATTTTCTGTTGTTGATCCTTGGCAATCGAAGCAAATTTTGTTGTGTCGATCAAAGAGAGTATGCATGAAAATTAAGAAGGTCGGCTTTATGGAACTTATCTCTCTCACGTTTGGGGTTTTGCTAGAATTCAGCATGAGCTAAGCGTTTTCCTTTTGAAAATCAACTCCGAGAAAATTCTTCAATGCAACTGGAGGATCTGTAGGCGGATGGAGGGCGAGAAGGAATGATGCGTTCTGAACCTTGGCCACTTAAATGCGTAGCTCGTCGACGACCCAGACAACGAGCGACTCGAGCATTGGGTCATGGATGTCGATGGTGTCGACCCCGTCAAGAAACTCAAGCAGGACTAGATGCTTGATGGAAGCGGAGTGGATGCTTATTCTGCCCATGTTGTGCCGGAACCCAGTGCAAAAGATAAGTTGCAAGTCTCAAGGAAGGGACAAGAAGCGAAGAGGTTGCGCAGGAAATCATGGCGAAGGAAACAACATTCCATTCATGCTAATGGGGAATCAACCATTCCCGAGATTATTAATATGCTCAAAATTATAGAGCATTCTATTAAAGTTAAACAGAAAACTATGATGTTAATAGACTCCTCAAAGAAAAGTTCTAAGAGGAAACCAAAACATCAAGCTAAGTGGAAGAGCAAAAAGGCCAAGATAGTAAAACCAACACAAAATGGCTCATgtcatcattgtggcaagatgggacacaagcgaagaaactacaagatctatcttgagtctgagaagaagaataaggcatccaATGCACATCCTCTTAAGGTATTTTCCATTATTGATCGTAATGATATTTCCTCaaacacttggatattggatactgggtgtgtctcatatatatatatatatatatacacacattcAGGGGCTAAGTAATAgcagaagactcgtcaagggagaaacaagtctaTGAGTTGGGAATAGAGCAAAGATTGCTGCAGTCACCATGGAACATTCTTGTTACAGCTTCCTAGTGAACTTGTCTAAgcactagataattgttattttgttcccgcattaataaagaacattgtttctatttcttgcttaaatagaaaaagaTTTCATTTGACTTTTAGGCTACGTTTGGTAAggtgtaatctgccttgtaatgtaatcaggattacattacaaggttgattattttgtttagtttaaatttaaacttgtaatgtcatgtaatctggattacaaaaggtagtgaagttttgtaatctggattacaaagtaaatactatgtaatccgattacattacgatgtcaccgtttaaccaaaatttaaatgtcgaatatacccctaATCCACCACGGCCGTCGTCGCCCACCGCCGCCAGCCACCTCCGGCCTCTGCTACCGGCGGCCGTCGTCGCCTCCGCTATCGGCCACCGCCGTCGCCGCCGGTAGCCACAGGCGACCACCGTCGGCCGCCCATCGCTGGTCGTCGCCCATCGCCGCCAGCCACCTCTGGCCTCCGTCGCCACTAGCGGCCACTACCGGCCGCTGCCGCCACCCACGACCACCGCCAGCCGCCCATGGCCACCGCCGCCCACCCACGGCAGCCCACCGCCACCCGCCGCCCGCCCACCGCTGTCAGCCGTCACCACCGGCAGCCACCTCTGGTCGTCACCATCGCCCACCGCCGTCGGCCACCTCCGGACTCCGTCGTCGTCGCCGGTCACTGCCGACCGCCGTCGCTGTCAGCAGCCACTACTAGCCGCTATCGCTGCCGACGGCCACCGTCGGCCGCCCACCACCGTTGGTCGCCACTGTCGGCCGCCAGCCGCCGCCCACCCACCGCCAACGCCGCTGGTCGTTGCCGTCGCCACCGGCCGTCGTCATCGGTCGTTGCCGCCGCCGCCGGCAGTTGCTGTTGGCCGTCACCGCCGGCGCCGACCGTCACCGCCACAGTCAGCAGGCGGCCGTCGCCCCCATAGTCGGTCGTCGCTGCCACCGCAGCCGTCGTCGGTCGTTGTCGTCATCGGTTGCCGGTTGCCGGAGGCGGTCGTTGCCGGTTGCCGGCGGCGGTCGTTGCCGGATGCTGGCGGCGATCGTTGCCGGTGGCGGCAGAGGAGGCCAACGGCGGCGGCCGCTGGTTGCCACAAGCTCCGACAGAGGTACGGCGACCATCAGTAAAGttcgcaggatatttttgtcattttttaataatatgaattacattataaaaaataatggacaccaaacaaaagaatgtaat encodes the following:
- the LOC122044266 gene encoding formin-like protein 5; the protein is MSNIPLIHHGRRRPPPPATSGLCYRRPSSPPLSATAVAAGSHRRPPSAAHRCGHYRPLPPPTTTASRPWPPPPTHGSPPPPAARPPLSAVTTGSHLWSSPSPTAVGHLRTPSSSPVTADRRRCQQPLLAAIAADGHRRPPTTVGRHCRPPAAAHPPPTPLVVAVATGRRHRSLPPPPAVAVGRHRRRRPSPPQSAGGRRPHSRSSLPPQPSSVVVVIGCRLPEAVVAGCRRRSLPDAGGDRCRWRQRRPTAAAAGCHKLRQRYGDHQ